In Candidatus Nanopelagicales bacterium, one DNA window encodes the following:
- a CDS encoding type II secretion system F family protein — MAVGTFEYQIRDRSGKIVNGKIDAESQSAVANKLKSMGYAPISIREAGTGMNREIHIPGFGEKVKLYDLAVLCRQFATMINSGLNLLRSLSILEQQTQNEKLAKVMGEVRAEVEAGSSLSIALAHHEEVFPPLMISMVRAGEVGGFLDKVLLQIASNFESEVRLRQKIKSAMTYPTVVFIIAILALSAMLLFIVPVFEGLFIGLGGELPAPTRVLVAMSNLLKVTAPFLILLIIVAMILWRRFKNHPKVRDKVDPLKLKLPVFGKMFQKIALSRFTRNLGTLISAGVPILQSLDIVADTSGNVVIARAVRDVEDSVRSGESLSRRLQDHPVFPPMVVQMLAVGEDTGSLDEMLHKISEFYDQEVEATTEALTSLIEPIMIAVIGGMIGAMLIALYLPMFKIFELVK, encoded by the coding sequence ATGGCGGTCGGCACTTTCGAGTACCAGATCAGGGACCGGTCCGGCAAGATCGTCAATGGCAAGATCGACGCCGAGTCTCAGTCGGCGGTTGCCAACAAGCTCAAGTCGATGGGATACGCACCGATCTCCATCCGCGAGGCTGGCACGGGGATGAACCGCGAGATCCACATCCCGGGCTTCGGCGAGAAGGTCAAGCTGTACGACCTGGCGGTGCTTTGCCGTCAATTCGCCACGATGATCAACTCGGGTCTGAACCTGCTCAGGTCGCTGTCGATTCTGGAGCAGCAGACGCAGAACGAGAAGCTCGCGAAGGTGATGGGCGAGGTCAGGGCTGAGGTCGAGGCCGGGTCATCCCTATCCATAGCGCTCGCACACCACGAAGAAGTGTTCCCTCCGCTGATGATCAGCATGGTGCGCGCGGGTGAAGTCGGCGGGTTCTTGGACAAGGTCCTGCTTCAGATAGCGTCCAACTTCGAGTCCGAAGTCCGGCTACGCCAGAAGATCAAGTCAGCCATGACATATCCGACGGTCGTGTTCATCATCGCCATCCTGGCTCTGAGCGCCATGCTGCTGTTCATCGTCCCGGTGTTCGAAGGGCTATTCATCGGGCTCGGCGGCGAGTTGCCCGCTCCCACGCGGGTTCTCGTGGCGATGTCCAACTTGCTGAAGGTGACCGCACCGTTCTTGATCCTGTTGATCATCGTCGCGATGATCCTGTGGCGGCGGTTCAAGAATCACCCCAAGGTGCGCGACAAGGTCGATCCGCTCAAGCTGAAGCTGCCGGTGTTCGGCAAGATGTTCCAAAAGATCGCCCTGAGCCGGTTCACGCGCAACCTGGGGACACTGATCAGCGCTGGGGTGCCGATCCTGCAGTCCCTGGATATCGTCGCCGACACGTCAGGCAACGTGGTGATCGCCCGCGCGGTCCGCGATGTCGAGGACTCAGTGCGGTCCGGCGAGTCGCTGTCGCGGCGCCTTCAGGATCATCCCGTGTTCCCGCCGATGGTGGTGCAGATGCTGGCTGTGGGGGAGGACACTGGCTCGCTCGACGAGATGCTTCACAAGATAAGCGAGTTCTACGACCAGGAAGTCGAAGCCACTACCGAGGCCCTGACCTCTCTGATCGAGCCGATCATGATCGCTGTTATCGGCGGGATGATCGGGGCGATGTTGATCGCGCTGTACCTGCCGATGTTCAAGATCTTCGAGCTGGTGAAGTAG
- a CDS encoding ATPase, T2SS/T4P/T4SS family, with product MAELGEILLAAGLIEREQLKCALEKQRASGGTLGQILVDAGDLSEGQLVALLAAEGGLPFMDLADVTVDGSAMGRVPGVVCRKHHVIPVAIEDGALVLAMADPADVVAIDDVRALTGMDVRIAIATRRDVDAAIDRLYRADSDLDDLTTVMDVEEQPEDLAALRQVIEDAPIVKFVNLLITQGIQDDASDIHLEPNERDLSVRFRIDGVLHEVMRSPRSIHAGVVSRLKIMADMDIAERRVPQDGRLSVTARGRQVDLRVASLPTVWGEKLVLRILDSGTSRLDLSDLGFSPSNYDKYSESFFKPYGMIMVTGPTGSGKSTTLYATLNILNRPEVNIITVEDPVEYRLAGISQIQTHPKAGLTFASALRSILRADPDIVLIGEVRDHETAQIAVEAALTGHLVLTTLHTNDAPGSVNRLIEMGIEPFLVGSALDCVLAQRLARRLCTHCREEFKPTHETLTAARFPLAEGEPVPVLYRAKGCSKCAKTGYKGRIALHEVMRVSETIERLTVERATTSEITEAAKAEGMRSLRDDGMQKVLEGVTSLDEILRVVL from the coding sequence ATGGCGGAGCTTGGCGAGATCCTGCTCGCCGCGGGTCTGATCGAACGCGAGCAGCTGAAGTGCGCGCTGGAGAAGCAACGCGCTTCTGGCGGGACGCTGGGCCAGATCCTCGTCGACGCGGGAGACTTGTCAGAGGGGCAGCTCGTCGCGCTGCTTGCCGCCGAGGGTGGGCTGCCATTCATGGATCTGGCCGATGTCACGGTTGACGGTTCGGCCATGGGAAGGGTCCCCGGCGTGGTTTGCCGCAAGCATCACGTCATCCCGGTCGCGATCGAGGACGGCGCTCTGGTCCTGGCCATGGCGGACCCCGCGGACGTAGTCGCCATCGACGATGTCCGGGCACTGACCGGGATGGACGTCCGGATCGCCATCGCGACGCGCCGCGACGTCGACGCCGCCATCGACCGCCTCTACAGGGCTGACTCTGACCTGGATGACTTGACGACGGTGATGGATGTCGAGGAGCAACCCGAGGATCTGGCGGCACTGCGTCAGGTCATCGAAGACGCCCCGATCGTGAAGTTCGTCAATCTCTTGATCACACAGGGCATCCAAGATGACGCCAGTGACATCCACCTGGAGCCCAACGAGCGCGATCTGTCGGTGCGCTTCCGCATTGATGGCGTCCTGCATGAGGTGATGCGGTCTCCCCGAAGCATCCACGCGGGCGTGGTCAGCCGGCTGAAGATCATGGCGGACATGGACATCGCCGAACGGCGGGTGCCTCAGGACGGCCGGTTGAGCGTGACGGCGCGTGGCAGGCAAGTTGACCTGCGGGTCGCGTCGCTGCCGACGGTGTGGGGCGAGAAGCTGGTGCTGCGAATACTGGACAGCGGTACGAGCCGTCTGGACCTGTCCGACCTGGGGTTCAGTCCCAGCAACTACGACAAGTACTCGGAGTCGTTCTTCAAGCCCTACGGGATGATCATGGTCACCGGGCCGACCGGCTCAGGGAAGTCCACGACCCTCTACGCGACCTTGAACATCCTGAACCGCCCCGAGGTAAACATCATCACCGTCGAGGACCCTGTCGAGTACCGCTTGGCCGGGATCTCCCAGATCCAGACGCACCCCAAGGCCGGTCTTACCTTCGCTTCGGCCCTGCGCTCGATTCTGCGAGCTGACCCGGACATCGTGCTCATCGGTGAGGTTCGCGATCACGAGACAGCCCAGATCGCGGTCGAGGCGGCGCTGACGGGGCACTTGGTCCTGACGACTCTGCACACCAATGACGCGCCGGGGTCGGTGAACCGGCTCATCGAGATGGGGATCGAGCCCTTCCTGGTGGGGTCGGCCCTGGACTGTGTGCTGGCTCAGCGGCTCGCGCGGCGGCTGTGCACGCACTGCCGCGAGGAGTTCAAGCCGACCCATGAGACGCTGACGGCCGCTCGATTCCCGTTGGCGGAGGGCGAGCCGGTGCCTGTGCTGTACCGGGCCAAGGGTTGCTCCAAGTGCGCGAAGACCGGCTACAAAGGGCGCATCGCCCTGCATGAGGTCATGCGGGTCAGCGAAACGATCGAGCGGTTGACGGTAGAGCGGGCCACGACATCGGAAATCACAGAGGCCGCAAAGGCCGAGGGAATGCGGTCATTGCGCGATGATGGGATGCAGAAGGTCCTGGAAGGGGTCACGAGTCTGGACGAGATCCTGCGGGTCGTGCTCTAA
- a CDS encoding type IV pilus twitching motility protein PilT, with translation MSQSGQGDDIRFAPSRAPESPTPGLVPPVGPMPSVPDAPQVADTAAKPKAYERSTTETKIRKGDISLLDLLDRVMDLGASDLHIAAESNPVVRINGALHLLEDFPVLDKAMIQRVLYAIITQDQRERFEEELELDFSYALPGRSRFRVNLYRQKDALGAAFRLIPQEIRSLEELGIPPVVRDFASLPRGFVLVTGPTGSGKSTTLAALIDLANTTRHDHIMTVEDPIEFLHSHKSCLVNQREVGTDTWSYNQALKHVLRQDPDIILVGEMRDLETISVALTAAETGHLVFATLHTQDAAQTIDRVIDVFPPSQQQQVRQQLASSFQGVVCQTLCKSADGQSRVVAVEVLTITPAVRNLIREGKTHQLYSAMQAGAKFGMQTMDQHLAKLVLANRITYETGLEKCHQIEDFNRLAGRSSH, from the coding sequence GTGAGCCAGTCCGGGCAGGGCGACGACATCCGCTTCGCACCGTCGCGGGCACCGGAATCGCCGACGCCAGGCCTGGTCCCCCCGGTGGGGCCGATGCCCAGCGTGCCGGACGCGCCACAAGTCGCGGACACCGCAGCCAAGCCCAAGGCTTACGAACGCTCGACGACCGAGACCAAGATCCGCAAGGGTGACATCTCCCTGCTGGACTTGCTGGATCGCGTGATGGATCTGGGCGCTTCCGACCTGCACATCGCCGCCGAGTCCAATCCAGTGGTGCGGATCAACGGGGCCTTGCACCTGCTGGAGGATTTCCCGGTACTGGACAAGGCCATGATTCAGCGCGTCCTCTACGCGATCATCACCCAAGACCAGCGGGAGCGATTCGAGGAGGAACTGGAGCTCGACTTCTCCTACGCGCTGCCGGGCCGGAGCCGGTTCCGGGTGAATCTCTACAGGCAGAAGGACGCGCTCGGAGCCGCCTTCCGCCTGATTCCGCAGGAGATACGGTCGCTTGAAGAGCTCGGAATACCGCCCGTGGTGCGCGATTTCGCCAGCCTTCCGCGCGGGTTCGTTCTGGTGACCGGCCCGACCGGGTCGGGGAAGTCCACGACCCTGGCCGCGCTGATAGATCTTGCCAACACCACGCGGCACGACCACATCATGACCGTCGAGGACCCGATCGAGTTCCTGCACTCGCACAAGTCCTGCCTGGTCAACCAGCGTGAGGTCGGCACGGACACTTGGTCCTACAACCAGGCTCTCAAGCACGTGCTGCGCCAGGACCCGGACATCATCCTGGTTGGTGAGATGCGAGATCTGGAGACGATCTCGGTGGCGTTGACCGCGGCGGAAACCGGCCACCTCGTCTTCGCGACGCTGCACACTCAGGACGCCGCGCAGACCATCGACCGCGTCATAGACGTGTTCCCGCCGTCTCAGCAGCAGCAGGTTCGCCAACAGCTGGCTAGCTCCTTCCAGGGTGTGGTGTGCCAGACCCTGTGCAAGTCCGCGGACGGCCAGTCCAGGGTGGTTGCCGTGGAGGTCCTGACGATCACGCCCGCGGTTCGGAACTTGATCCGCGAGGGCAAGACGCATCAGTTGTACTCCGCGATGCAGGCGGGTGCCAAGTTCGGCATGCAGACCATGGACCAACACTTGGCGAAGCTGGTGCTGGCAAACCGGATCACGTACGAAACTGGCCTGGAGAAGTGCCACCAGATCGAGGACTTCAACCGCCTGGCGGGAAGGAGCTCGCACTGA
- the ruvX gene encoding Holliday junction resolvase RuvX, giving the protein MREGSRIGIDPGTVRIGVARCDAPAVLAVPLVTVHAGGTAIGELAALAAQWEVIEVIVGLPLTLSGRVGPAAASATAFARELACEVAPVPVRLVDERLTTAASQKHLRQAGRNSRDSRKVQDQAAAVAILQNALDTERATGTPAGVAVDPIGSSEETT; this is encoded by the coding sequence ATGCGCGAAGGGTCCCGGATAGGGATCGACCCGGGCACCGTCCGCATCGGAGTCGCGCGATGCGACGCCCCGGCCGTGCTCGCGGTCCCATTGGTGACGGTTCACGCTGGCGGCACCGCGATTGGGGAACTGGCTGCGCTAGCTGCTCAATGGGAGGTAATCGAGGTCATCGTCGGGCTGCCGCTGACGCTGTCAGGGCGCGTAGGACCAGCCGCGGCTTCGGCGACGGCGTTCGCGCGCGAACTGGCTTGTGAAGTGGCGCCCGTTCCCGTGCGACTCGTCGACGAACGACTCACGACCGCGGCCTCGCAGAAGCACCTAAGGCAGGCCGGGCGGAACTCCCGCGACTCGCGGAAAGTCCAAGATCAAGCGGCGGCCGTCGCGATCTTGCAGAATGCACTAGACACGGAGCGGGCCACAGGCACACCAGCAGGCGTGGCCGTGGACCCGATCGGATCTAGCGAGGAGACCACGTGA
- the alaS gene encoding alanine--tRNA ligase: MDSAEIRVRFLRFFESRQHVAVPSASLLLDDPTLLFVNAGMVPFKPYFLGEAPAPFPRATSVQKCVRTLDIDQVGRTTRHASFFQMAGNFAFGDYFKDVAIPYAWELLTTGVDDGGFGFDPGRMWATVYDDDDEAADIWHNVVGMPLDRIQRRGQADNYWSMGVPGPCGPCSEIYFDRGAEFGRDGGPVVDEDRFLEVWNLVFMQSYRGEGPAKEGYPILGELPSRNIDTGMGLERMAALLQGVGSIYEIDTTRVVLDKASHLTGAKYGTQNRSDVYLRVIADHSRTCTFLISDGVVPGNEGRGHVLRRLMRRVIRNMRLLGAHEPAMAQLVAANVEAMAPQYPELASQESRITSVAVSEEASFLETLRTGTQVFDLAVAETRVEGTGMLSGSQAFQLHDTHGFPIELTLEMAAEQGLEVDEEGFRHLMAEQRERAQADSRARKSGLVPLTAYRDTLSRSGSTIFTGYAEIASDATITGMLRDGEAVPAASVGDEVKVVLDRTPFYAEGGGQLGDHGVIVSDDGGVMDVFDVQSPIPGLVVHTGKVRDGQLVLDEAVHARVDVERRKAISRAHTATHMIHRAFRELIGETATQMGSENAPGRLRFDFPSPKPVPRTVLADAEALVNDVLREDLLVTARTMPQPDAVAMGAMALFGEKYGETVRVVSVGDWAHELCGGTHAGRSGQLGIVTFLSESSIGAGVRRVEALVGSDAYTFLAREHHLVSQLSQMAKVPPDQLPNRVESLIARLKEAEKELERVRHAQLLARFEDIVGTGADVGEFRIWTFRAPDDLSGDDLRQLATRAQSHARPELAVGFVGGSVSGNRVSMVAAVNPHGRERGLSARDLLSVALVQVDGRGGGKEALAQGSGTRPEKLDDAFSAVLEHVSHLSGG, encoded by the coding sequence ATGGACTCAGCAGAGATCCGCGTCAGGTTTCTTCGGTTCTTCGAGAGCCGACAGCACGTCGCGGTTCCGTCAGCCTCGCTGCTCCTTGACGACCCGACGTTGCTGTTCGTCAACGCCGGAATGGTTCCGTTCAAGCCGTACTTCCTCGGCGAGGCTCCGGCGCCGTTCCCGAGGGCGACTTCGGTGCAGAAATGCGTCAGGACGCTGGACATCGATCAGGTGGGCAGGACTACGCGGCACGCGTCCTTCTTCCAGATGGCGGGCAACTTCGCCTTTGGCGACTACTTCAAGGACGTCGCGATCCCCTACGCGTGGGAACTGCTGACCACCGGTGTGGACGACGGAGGCTTCGGCTTCGATCCGGGCCGGATGTGGGCGACGGTCTATGACGATGACGACGAGGCGGCCGACATTTGGCACAACGTCGTGGGGATGCCGCTTGACCGAATCCAAAGACGGGGCCAAGCCGACAACTACTGGTCCATGGGTGTCCCTGGGCCGTGCGGACCATGTTCGGAGATCTACTTCGACCGCGGCGCCGAGTTCGGCAGGGACGGCGGCCCGGTCGTGGACGAGGACCGGTTCTTGGAGGTGTGGAACCTGGTCTTCATGCAGTCCTACAGAGGTGAGGGCCCTGCCAAGGAGGGTTACCCGATCCTTGGCGAACTGCCCAGCCGGAACATCGATACCGGAATGGGGCTGGAGAGGATGGCCGCTCTGCTCCAGGGAGTCGGCAGCATCTACGAGATCGACACCACGCGGGTGGTTCTGGACAAGGCCAGCCATCTGACCGGCGCGAAGTACGGAACGCAGAACCGCTCAGATGTCTACTTGCGCGTCATCGCTGACCACTCCCGCACGTGCACGTTCCTGATCAGTGACGGTGTCGTCCCGGGCAATGAAGGCCGCGGGCACGTCCTGCGCAGGCTCATGCGGCGAGTGATCCGCAACATGCGCCTTCTGGGCGCCCACGAGCCCGCCATGGCTCAACTAGTGGCAGCCAACGTTGAGGCGATGGCCCCGCAGTACCCCGAGCTGGCGAGCCAGGAGAGTCGAATCACATCGGTCGCCGTCAGCGAGGAGGCGTCCTTCCTGGAGACTCTGCGCACCGGCACGCAGGTATTCGATCTGGCTGTCGCCGAGACCAGGGTCGAGGGCACCGGCATGTTGAGCGGCAGCCAGGCCTTCCAGCTCCACGACACGCACGGTTTCCCGATCGAACTGACGCTGGAGATGGCGGCCGAGCAAGGACTTGAGGTCGACGAGGAAGGGTTTCGCCACCTCATGGCGGAGCAAAGGGAGCGGGCCCAGGCCGACTCCCGTGCAAGGAAGTCCGGCTTGGTCCCCCTGACGGCGTACCGGGACACGCTTTCCCGCAGCGGATCGACGATCTTCACCGGCTATGCGGAGATCGCGAGCGACGCGACGATCACCGGGATGCTGCGGGATGGCGAAGCGGTGCCAGCGGCTTCGGTCGGCGACGAGGTCAAGGTCGTTCTGGACCGCACCCCGTTCTACGCCGAGGGCGGTGGGCAGCTCGGTGACCACGGCGTGATCGTGTCCGATGACGGCGGCGTGATGGACGTGTTCGACGTTCAGTCCCCGATCCCTGGCCTAGTCGTCCACACCGGCAAGGTCCGCGACGGTCAGCTCGTGCTGGACGAAGCGGTGCACGCACGCGTGGATGTGGAGCGGCGCAAGGCCATCAGCCGGGCGCACACGGCCACGCACATGATCCACCGCGCCTTCCGGGAGCTGATCGGGGAGACCGCGACCCAGATGGGTTCGGAAAACGCCCCCGGCCGCCTCCGGTTCGACTTCCCCAGCCCGAAGCCTGTCCCGCGGACGGTCTTGGCCGACGCCGAAGCTTTGGTCAACGACGTACTGCGCGAGGACCTGCTCGTGACAGCCAGGACGATGCCGCAACCTGACGCGGTCGCCATGGGTGCCATGGCCCTGTTCGGGGAGAAGTACGGCGAAACCGTGCGCGTCGTGTCTGTGGGGGACTGGGCTCACGAGCTTTGCGGTGGCACTCACGCCGGTCGCAGCGGCCAACTGGGGATAGTCACCTTCCTGTCGGAGTCCTCGATCGGCGCTGGCGTCCGCCGCGTGGAGGCCTTGGTCGGATCTGACGCCTACACTTTCCTGGCCCGCGAGCACCATCTGGTCTCGCAGCTTTCCCAGATGGCGAAAGTGCCGCCCGATCAGCTGCCCAACCGGGTGGAATCCCTGATCGCGCGGTTGAAGGAAGCCGAGAAGGAGCTTGAGAGAGTTCGCCACGCGCAGCTCCTCGCGCGGTTCGAGGACATCGTCGGCACCGGCGCGGACGTTGGCGAGTTCCGCATCTGGACGTTCCGCGCACCCGATGACCTCAGCGGGGACGATCTGCGCCAACTCGCCACAAGAGCGCAATCCCACGCCCGGCCTGAGCTGGCGGTCGGCTTCGTGGGTGGGTCTGTGTCAGGCAACCGGGTCTCGATGGTCGCCGCTGTCAACCCGCACGGCCGCGAGCGCGGTTTGTCAGCACGGGATCTGTTGAGCGTGGCGCTGGTGCAGGTGGACGGCCGTGGGGGCGGGAAGGAAGCCCTGGCCCAAGGTTCCGGAACTCGGCCGGAGAAGCTCGATGACGCCTTCTCCGCCGTGCTGGAACACGTTTCTCATCTGTCCGGTGGGTGA
- a CDS encoding type IV toxin-antitoxin system AbiEi family antitoxin domain-containing protein: protein MNIWDLVVERAAEQHGYVTTRDARDLEIDPTQLRLLAARGRLDRVGRGVYRVPLLPRGEHDDLAEAVAWTLRRGVISHESALLLHGVSDVNPSHVHLTVPRDNHPRAAGGELYRLHRRNLPAKDAADVDGIPVTTVERTIRDCLADGTDPYQLQLAIDQAETVGLLRKAVAESLRGEVASARALA from the coding sequence ATGAACATCTGGGATCTCGTGGTCGAACGAGCTGCTGAGCAGCACGGATACGTGACAACCCGTGACGCTCGTGACCTTGAAATCGACCCCACGCAGCTGCGGCTGCTTGCGGCGCGCGGTCGTCTCGACCGCGTGGGGCGTGGCGTATATCGCGTCCCGTTACTACCCCGGGGGGAGCACGACGACTTGGCCGAGGCTGTGGCATGGACCTTGAGGCGTGGCGTGATCTCGCACGAATCCGCGCTGCTGCTGCACGGAGTATCGGACGTGAACCCCTCGCACGTGCATCTGACGGTGCCACGCGACAATCACCCACGAGCTGCTGGAGGGGAGCTTTACCGCCTTCATCGCCGAAATCTTCCGGCCAAGGATGCCGCTGATGTAGATGGTATTCCGGTCACGACGGTCGAGCGGACGATCCGTGACTGCCTTGCCGACGGAACCGACCCCTACCAACTGCAGTTGGCGATCGACCAGGCCGAAACGGTCGGTCTTCTCCGCAAGGCTGTAGCAGAGTCGCTTCGTGGTGAAGTCGCGTCAGCGAGAGCGCTCGCATGA
- a CDS encoding transglycosylase family protein: MRKRPIAMSAAAVLCVTTLAAGLSLASAQSSDAVYASSAQAQESVYASSARTSVKRSRIAKHHLTRKEIRQIKKSRKWAKTAKSRSVVQCESNGDYKLVDGPYHGAWQFLTGTWLGAGGGRYAPNAHRAPKFAQDHIAWKLWRSSGWGPWGCA, translated from the coding sequence ATGCGCAAACGCCCAATCGCCATGTCCGCCGCGGCCGTCCTATGTGTCACCACGTTGGCCGCGGGACTTAGCCTGGCCTCCGCCCAGTCCTCCGACGCGGTGTACGCCAGCAGCGCCCAGGCACAGGAGTCCGTCTACGCCAGCAGCGCGCGGACGTCGGTCAAGCGCTCCCGCATCGCGAAGCACCACCTGACCCGCAAGGAGATTCGGCAGATCAAGAAGTCCAGGAAGTGGGCCAAGACCGCGAAATCACGTTCTGTGGTGCAGTGCGAATCGAACGGGGACTACAAGCTTGTCGACGGCCCCTACCACGGCGCGTGGCAGTTCCTGACTGGAACTTGGCTCGGGGCCGGGGGCGGCCGGTACGCCCCCAACGCCCACCGCGCTCCGAAGTTCGCCCAGGACCACATCGCGTGGAAGCTGTGGCGGAGTTCGGGCTGGGGCCCCTGGGGTTGCGCCTAA
- the mltG gene encoding endolytic transglycosylase MltG: MSNVGLPMRDSSSGGGGQDSRPSRPGGKRSKAAVVLAVIIVAALVGGVGYGGYKVYKSMRAEAPIDYPGPGQGSVVIEVKEGQILSEIGETLKEADVVASAEAFTQAAALDERATSITPGGYSMLLKMSAQGALERMLDPASSTDVVVVIPEGFRTYQTVDRLSASTGIPKNKFNTVIASPQLLPLPAWAKGKGAARAEGFLFPSTYRFDKKATPSEMLNEMVAKFTAVTTEIDFVGRAAKTGRSPYDVLNIASIVQAEGRPGDFGKVARVVYNRLSPKTWGGTYGYLGVDATLNYALGQFKIDLTRSELATNSPYNTSTEHRQGLPPTPIDSPGQEAMEAALDPPKGDWLYYATVNLKTGETKFTDNYNEFLRYQQELRDYLARHPE, translated from the coding sequence GTGAGCAACGTCGGACTTCCCATGCGGGACAGCTCATCGGGGGGCGGGGGCCAGGATTCGCGTCCTTCGCGGCCCGGCGGCAAGCGCTCCAAGGCGGCGGTTGTGCTGGCCGTGATCATCGTGGCGGCACTGGTCGGGGGCGTCGGATACGGCGGCTACAAGGTGTACAAGAGCATGCGCGCCGAAGCGCCGATCGACTACCCAGGTCCCGGCCAGGGCAGCGTGGTGATTGAGGTCAAAGAAGGCCAGATCCTCAGTGAGATCGGCGAGACCCTCAAGGAAGCCGACGTAGTCGCCTCGGCGGAGGCGTTCACCCAGGCAGCGGCCCTGGACGAGCGGGCGACATCGATTACGCCTGGTGGATATTCGATGTTGCTGAAGATGTCGGCCCAGGGAGCTTTGGAGCGGATGCTGGATCCAGCGTCGAGCACAGACGTCGTCGTGGTGATCCCGGAAGGGTTCCGGACCTACCAGACGGTGGACCGGCTCAGTGCCTCCACGGGCATTCCCAAGAACAAGTTCAACACCGTCATAGCCTCACCGCAGCTGCTGCCTTTGCCCGCGTGGGCCAAGGGCAAGGGAGCGGCGCGGGCCGAGGGGTTCTTGTTCCCCAGCACGTACAGGTTCGACAAGAAGGCGACCCCTTCGGAGATGCTGAACGAGATGGTCGCCAAGTTCACGGCAGTGACCACCGAGATCGACTTCGTGGGACGCGCGGCGAAGACTGGCCGATCCCCGTACGACGTGCTGAACATCGCGTCCATCGTCCAAGCCGAAGGGCGTCCGGGGGACTTCGGGAAGGTCGCACGCGTGGTCTACAACCGGCTGAGTCCGAAGACGTGGGGCGGCACATACGGGTATCTGGGCGTGGATGCGACCCTGAACTACGCCCTCGGTCAGTTCAAGATCGATCTGACCAGGTCCGAGCTGGCCACAAACTCGCCCTACAACACATCGACCGAGCACCGCCAAGGCCTGCCTCCGACGCCGATCGACTCGCCAGGGCAGGAAGCCATGGAAGCGGCCTTGGATCCGCCCAAGGGTGACTGGCTGTACTACGCGACCGTGAACCTCAAGACCGGTGAGACCAAGTTCACGGACAACTACAATGAGTTCCTGCGTTACCAGCAGGAGTTGCGCGACTACCTGGCACGTCACCCAGAATGA
- a CDS encoding shikimate dehydrogenase, whose product MRAAVLGHPIAHSLSPVLHRAAYEALSLDWRYDAIDVDEPGLPGFIAALDPSWAGLSLTMPLKRAVVPLLDEASELVDSLGCANTVVLREGRRSGHNTDVAGLVAALAESGVTSVASVGILGAGATAGSALAAAARLECESISVSARRPESLDGMRRLAVRVGCVAETVDWERRAEVLEADVVISTLPGDAAGALAPLLPARLGVLLDVTYHPWPTTLASAWGQMGGVVVSGHRFLLHQAAEQVRLMTGSEPPIAAMDAALGRVLA is encoded by the coding sequence ATGCGGGCGGCTGTCCTGGGCCATCCGATCGCCCACAGCCTGAGTCCGGTGCTCCACCGGGCTGCCTACGAAGCGCTGAGCCTTGACTGGCGTTACGACGCTATCGACGTTGACGAGCCTGGGCTGCCGGGCTTCATCGCCGCGTTGGACCCTTCGTGGGCCGGGCTGTCATTGACCATGCCGCTGAAGCGGGCCGTCGTGCCGTTGCTGGACGAGGCCTCGGAACTTGTCGACTCGCTCGGCTGCGCCAACACCGTTGTGCTTCGGGAAGGTCGACGATCCGGGCACAACACGGATGTCGCCGGACTCGTGGCCGCCCTGGCGGAGTCGGGCGTCACGTCAGTGGCGAGTGTGGGGATTCTGGGAGCCGGGGCGACGGCGGGGTCGGCGCTCGCTGCCGCGGCCCGGTTGGAGTGCGAGTCGATCTCGGTCAGCGCGCGTCGGCCTGAATCTCTGGACGGGATGCGCCGTCTGGCCGTGCGTGTGGGGTGCGTCGCCGAGACCGTTGACTGGGAGCGGCGGGCGGAGGTTCTGGAGGCTGACGTAGTGATCTCGACGCTGCCGGGCGACGCGGCCGGGGCACTGGCGCCGCTGCTGCCCGCGCGCCTCGGCGTGCTGCTGGACGTGACGTATCACCCGTGGCCGACCACGTTGGCGTCTGCCTGGGGGCAGATGGGTGGCGTCGTGGTTTCCGGACACAGGTTTCTGTTGCACCAAGCTGCTGAGCAGGTGCGGCTGATGACGGGGTCGGAGCCGCCTATCGCCGCGATGGATGCCGCTCTGGGCCGGGTTTTGGCCTAG